From the genome of Acidobacteriota bacterium, one region includes:
- a CDS encoding ABC transporter permease: protein MKFLACLGKTFKENLRDWKVLSLVLAFGPFFVYLMHAYFGAAASGYTLVAIDRDRPVTLADGRRLHAGRDLADRWRGLPAADGKPAFTVVVLADEAEGRRRLERRDADLVVRVPEDFSGRLAAWAEGRAGPLPALTNEGDASNLRFLTAAALADVVSFNYVSEVTGLRVPLDLDFRTTGAAGREPRDFDLYVPALLVLAIIMVLFSAAASIIKEVDKGTIVRLALSRLRPLEFLGAVGLNQVLISTAALGLTFLAVLHVGYRTQGSVALLFAVGALSALSVVAISLLVAAAMKTIFELLTVGTFPFFVLMFFSDCMFPLPKLALFHLAGYTFHANDVLPTALTVKAFNKVLNHGAGVADIGMELTGIVLLTAAYFAVGAWAFRRRHLKTG from the coding sequence ATGAAGTTCCTCGCCTGCCTCGGGAAGACCTTCAAGGAGAACTTGCGGGACTGGAAGGTCCTCAGCCTGGTCCTCGCCTTCGGCCCGTTCTTCGTCTACCTCATGCACGCCTACTTCGGCGCCGCGGCGTCGGGCTACACCCTCGTGGCCATCGACCGCGACCGCCCCGTCACTCTGGCCGACGGACGCCGCCTGCACGCCGGGCGCGACCTCGCCGACCGGTGGCGGGGACTTCCGGCCGCCGACGGGAAACCGGCCTTCACGGTCGTGGTCCTCGCGGACGAGGCCGAGGGCCGCCGGCGGCTCGAGCGCCGGGACGCGGACCTGGTGGTGCGGGTCCCCGAGGATTTTTCGGGGCGGCTGGCCGCGTGGGCCGAGGGGCGCGCGGGGCCGCTCCCGGCACTCACGAACGAGGGGGACGCGTCGAACCTGCGCTTCCTGACCGCTGCCGCCCTGGCCGACGTCGTGTCCTTCAACTACGTCTCCGAGGTCACCGGCCTCCGCGTGCCCCTCGACCTCGACTTCCGGACGACGGGCGCCGCCGGGCGCGAGCCGAGGGACTTCGACCTCTACGTGCCGGCGCTCCTCGTCCTCGCCATCATCATGGTCCTCTTCTCGGCCGCCGCCTCCATCATCAAGGAGGTGGACAAGGGCACCATCGTCCGCCTGGCCCTCTCCCGGCTCAGGCCCCTGGAGTTCCTGGGCGCCGTCGGGCTCAACCAGGTGCTGATCAGCACGGCGGCCCTGGGGCTCACCTTCCTCGCGGTCCTGCACGTCGGTTACCGGACCCAGGGTTCCGTGGCGCTCCTCTTTGCCGTGGGGGCGCTGTCGGCCCTCTCCGTCGTCGCCATCAGCCTGCTGGTGGCGGCGGCCATGAAGACCATCTTCGAACTGCTCACCGTGGGGACCTTCCCCTTCTTCGTCCTCATGTTCTTCTCGGACTGCATGTTCCCGCTGCCCAAGCTCGCCCTGTTCCACCTGGCGGGGTACACCTTCCACGCCAACGACGTCCTTCCCACCGCTCTCACGGTGAAGGCCTTCAACAAGGTCCTCAACCACGGCGCCGGCGTGGCCGACATCGGCATGGAGTTGACCGGGATCGTCCTGCTGACGGCGGCCTACTTCGCCGTCGGCGCCTGGGCCTTCCGCCGCCGCCACCTGAAGACGGGCTGA